A window from Setaria italica strain Yugu1 chromosome VIII, Setaria_italica_v2.0, whole genome shotgun sequence encodes these proteins:
- the LOC111258240 gene encoding cysteine-rich receptor-like protein kinase 19 produces MALCGMVANITQLLGVDLFGLISMIEKAAQTVSQNEEACRRITDRASMIKNRLEQLQQVSRSFEHLEMWKPMKGLKSTLRRAYRLIIGYQHSSYMYKFCCGSDLAKEFESVQKDMDLWNQHLTDLKMDIQFELTVVDTGSLHGKRNIIKQDGAHLPPAGSPASHLNNNDRGKLVGDLGQFQLLADPSDIVEDFTIKSQISRCCCWCPNISYKGTDLTKFGFSQLAHATNYFSLENKIGFGGSSYVYKGQLKMGLEVAVKRASYEGKIPFKHFQNEIELIPKLQHANIVKLQGYCIRKGERILVFEYMPNGSLDSFIYEGERARESLEWPKRRQIIEGIAQGAKYLHQLCEPHIIHGDLKPGNILLDSDFIPKICDFGISKALKPGADEDCTGIVTGSRGFIAPEYIRQGCLSKKSDVYSFGVTLLQIISRKRLPPPPLELSAESRHYGPLNKWAWDLCAAGELLEFIDPSLHDKRQNAEIMRWVKIALLCVQEDPEKRPSMSDVLEMLGSEDDIQIQPSRPAYY; encoded by the exons ATGGCGCTATGCGGGATGGTTGCCAACATAACACAGCTCCTAGGGGTGGACTTATTTGGGCTGATCAGCATGATCGAGAAGGCTGCGCAGACGGTAAGCCAGAATGAGGAGGCGTGCAGACGGATCACTGACCGTGCATCGATGATCAAGAATCGGCTGGAACAGTTACAGCAAGTCTCAAGATCCTTCGAGCACCTGGAGATGTGGAAGCCGATGAAGGGGCTGAAGAGCACCCTCCGCAGAGCATACCGGCTCATCATAGGCTATCAGCATAGCAGCTACATGTACAAGTTCTGCTGTGGATCTGATCTCGCCAAGGAGTTTGAGTCAGTGCAGAAGGATATGGATCTCTGGAATCAGCATCTGACTGATTTGAAAATGGACATCCAGTTCGAACTCACAGTTGTTGACACGGGGAGCTTGCATGGAAAAAGGAACATCATCAAGCAG GATGGTGCTCATTTACCTCCTGCTGGGTCGCCAGCTAGTCATTTGAACAACAATGACAG GGGAAAACTGGTTGGCGATTTAGGACAGTTTCAATTGCTTGCAGATCCATCAG ATATTGTTGAAGATTTTACAATAAAGAGCCAAATATCAAGGTGCTGCTGTTGGTGTCCCAACATCAGCTACAAAGGAACAG ATCTTACCAAGTTCGGTTTCTCTCAGTTGGCACATGCGACAAATTACTTCTCACTGGAAAATAAAATTGGATTCGGTGGCTCCAGCTATGTTTACAAG GGCCAGCTAAAAATGGGACTCGAGGTCGCAGTCAAAAGAGCATCATATGAAGGGAAAATTCCATTTAAACACTTTCAAAATGAAATTGAGCTAATTCCAAAGCTTCAGCATGCAAATATAGTTAAGCTTCAAGGATATTGTATCCGAAAGGGAGAAAGGATCTTGGTATTTGAGTATATGCCAAACGGAAGCTTGGATTCCTTCATATATGAAG GTGAGAGAGCAAGGGAGTCACTTGAGTGGCCAAAGCGCCGTCAAATAATCGAAGGGATAGCTCAGGGAGCTAAGTATCTGCATCAATTGTGTGAGCCACACATAATTCACGGGGATTTAAAGCCAGGCAATATACTCTTGGATTCTGACTTCATCCCTAAGATTTGCGACTTTGGGATATCGAAAGCACTAAAGCCGGGTGCAGATGAGGACTGCACTGGCATTGTAACAGGCTCACG gGGGTTCATTGCACCTGAATATATCAGGCAAGGCTGTTTATCCAAAAAGTCTGATGTGTACAGCTTTGGAGTTACCCTTCTTCAGATCATTAGCAGGAAGAGgctccctccacctccgctAGAACTATCAGCTGAATCACGTCACTATGGGCCTCTTAATAAATGG GCGTGGGACTTATGtgcagcaggagagctgctggaGTTCATCGATCCATCGCTGCATGACAAGCGTCAAAATGCCGAGATAATGAGATGGGTTAAGATAGCACTGCTATGCGTTCAGGAGGATCCAGAGAAGCGACCGAGCATGTCCGATGTTCTTGAAATGCTGGGCTCTGAGGACGACATCCAGATACAACCCAGCCGACCTGCTTACTACTGA